One Pyxicephalus adspersus chromosome 3, UCB_Pads_2.0, whole genome shotgun sequence genomic window carries:
- the LOC140327594 gene encoding vomeronasal type-2 receptor 26-like, translated as MDLNLATARKKPRSQCSDNCHPGTRKKPGLSIQLCCYECVPCSEGEISNITDSENCMKCTEDEWPNQKKDQCIEKSLEFLPYTDDISKIFISLSVSFCIVTLLVIGIFIFYLNTPIVKANNRNLSFVLLVCIFLSFLCVFLFLGQPLDITCILRVMTFGVIFSIAVSSLLAKTIMVYIAFRATKPGSYWRKWIGVTLANSIVSVCSSVQGIICLIWMSVSHPFQEMDTHSYQDKIVIQCNEGSVIGFYSVLGYMGFLAAVSFVLAFMVRTLPDSFNEAKYITFSMLVFCSVWIAMIPAYLSTKGKYMVAVEVFAILASSAGLLGCIFLPKCFIILFRPKLNTLACLRENKISI; from the exons AAACCCAGATCTCAGTGTTCAGACAATTGTCATCCAGGAACCAGAAAAAAGCCCGGATTGTCTATTCAGCTTTGCTGCTATGAGTGTGTCCCGTGTTCAGAGGGGGAGATATCCAATATTACAG ATAGTGAAAACTGCATGAAGTGCACAGAAGACGAATGGCCAAATCAGAAGAAGGATCAGTGTATTGAAAAATCTCTGGAATTTCTCCCCTACACAGATGATatctctaaaatatttatatcactcTCTGTCTCATTCTGCATTGTGACTCTCTTAGTGATAGGGATTTTTATATTCTATCTGAACACCCCCATTGTCAAAGCTAATAACAGAAACCTGAGTTTTGTTCTCCTTGTCTGCATCTTTTTAAGCTTCCTCTGTGTGTTCCTGTTCCTTGGTCAGCCCCTGGATATAACCTGTATACTGCGTGTCATGACATTTGGAGTCATCTTCTCCATAGCCGTCTCCTCTCTCCTGGCCAAAACAATCATGGTTTACATTGCTTTCAGAGCCACCAAACCTGGCAGCTACTGGAGGAAATGGATTGGAGTCACACTGGCCAATTCCATAGTATCAGTGTGTTCATCTGTTCAGGGTATAATATGTCTTATTTGGATGTCTGTATCTCACCCCTTTCAGGAAATGGACACTCACTCCTATCAGGACAAGATTGTCATTCAGTGTAATGAGGGGTCAGTTATCGGGTTCTACTCCGTGTTGGGTTATATGGggtttctggcagctgtgagttttgttctggctttcatggtgaggacattaccggacagttttaatgaggccaagtacatcaccttcagcatgctggtgttctgcagtgtgtggattgccatgatcccagcctatctgagcaccaaagggaaatacatggtggctgtggaggtattcgCCATATTGGCTTCCAGTGCTGGACTTCTAGGATGTATATTTCTCCCAAAATGTTTCATCATTCTATTTAGACCTAAATTGAATACCCTGGCATGTTTGCGtgaaaacaaaattagtatttag